The genomic stretch GCTTATTCATGAAGTAAAAGCAAGGTTATAAGAAACCCTCGCTTGGGTTTAGAAGGAGTTATATTATTAAATTTACTCAGCATTTAGCGATCTCTGCCGGTGTATCCGGTGTGTTGTACTTAACAACAAAATCAGTGCCTATAGCCGGAGGTTCATTCCTGATGGGCGTCTTTATTGACTTAGACCACTGGCTGGACTATTGGCTGAACATAAAAAAAATTGATTTTGATGTAAAAGAATTTTTCCGTAAATGCAACAATTACGAACTTGACCATTTCTATGTACTTCTTCATTCATGGGAAATCCTGCCATTATTCGTTATGTTGTTGATCATAAGTAATTACAATCCCTGGATTATAGGGGTAAGTATTGGTTTTGTAGAACATCTTATTTTGGATACTCTATATAATGACGTTAAATTAGCGGCATACTTCTTTACTAACCGTTTTAAACACGGGTTTAAAAGTAATAAGATTTATGACAGGATGGGGAAGAAGTGAATAGTAAAGAATTGGTAGAGACGGTATTTAACCGTCAACTTCCCAGCCGTGTGCCTGTGTTTGACCAGCTGATAGTTTCGCGGGTTGCCGGGGAAATACTCGGGCGTAAGGCATATACCGGCGGAGGTGAGTATACCAAAGATTACTATGAACTACTGGCAAAAGGAGAACGCGACTTCTTGGTACAGCGCTATGCGGAAGATGTTGTTGAGCTTTATCACAATAAACTGGATTACGATATTATACCGGTAAACCTTATTGTCCCGAAAAAGGGGCAGAGAGTTAATTTTAAGAAGTTGGATGATAACACTTACCTGTTCGGTGATATGGACAAAAGTTTTTCAATCTCAAAATTCAGCCCGGACTCCGGCGAGATGTTTGTTGTGGATTCCACGCAACGCCGTGGCGGTGTTGAACATCTGCGTAAGGTTTTGGAAGATAATCTCAAAATATATGAAGAAAAAAAGGATGTGGTGTACGATCCGTCCGTGTTTGAAGCTATGGATTATGTCGTATCAAAAATTGGAAATGTTAAAAGTATAGCGGTACCAAGTACGTTATCTATTCCGATGGACGCCGCGTGGTGGGAAGCTTTGTTGTTATACCCTGAACTTATTGAGAAATGGCTTGATTATCAGTTGCATGAACGGTTAGCGTATATGAAAGCTGCAAAAGAGCATGGTGCAGATTTTGTTCTTGGCGGGGGTGATATTGCGGATAATCACGGGCCAGTATACTCGCCTGAACTCTACCGCAGGATGTTACAGCCGCGGATAAAAGTTATGACTTCCTACTGTCATGAACTAGGACTGCCTTATGTCTATCGTACGGATGGGAATACGCGGTTGTTGTGGGATGATATGTTACTGAACTCCGGAGTGGATGGTTATCATGAGATAGATTATCAGGCGGGGATAAGGATACGTGAATTAAAACAATATTTTGGGAAGCGGTTAGTATTACTGGGTAACCTCGACTGCGCAACGGTACTGGTGTCTGGGACAGAAACTGAAATTGCAGCGGCTGTAAAAGAGTGTATGGATGAAGGTAAACCGGGAGGGTGTTACATACTATCTTCATCGAATAGCTTGCATTACAACGTTCCTGCGTGTAATGTCTGGCATATGGTTAATTACGCAAAGAAATATGGGGATTATTGAGTTACTTGATTTAATATAAATAACGTTTTATTTTAGTCGCGTACTGGGTTTTATGGTGAATGTGATTAATTCGGGTTGGAAGGGGTTGGGTTATGTTAAAGAAACTTATCTGTTTATCTATGATTGTGCTTGCAGGTACTTCAAAAATTTATGGTGATGCGTTGGTTGAAGGTAAACGTTTATGCTTTGAAGGTAATTATTCCGCAGGGATAGCGGAATATATCTCTGCGCTGGATCCCGGCAATCCACAACGTAACCGTGAACTTGCGAAGTATATAAAAAAATATGCTAAAGAACTAAAAACCTCGTTTTATACAGCAAAATCATCAGTGACTGCGGGTAATGCTTTAGAAGAAGTATATTTCAGGGAGCTATACAACAAATACCTTACCCGCGCACGGGCACTCGCGGATTCCGGGGATTACGCTGCAGTAAAGGTATTAACTTCAATCGCAATTGAGGTGTTCTCCGGTGGGGATGAAGCTCAGTTGCTTGAGAATAAAGCGCTTATTGCTTTGGCGGAAGAGGAAAGAGAAGACACAGAACCGGAATCATTAATGTTTAAACAGGTAAAACCTTGTTATTTATCAGGGATAAAAGCATTAGTGAATAATGAGTATTCCCGTGCAAAGGATGAGTTTATAAAAGTAATAAAATTTGTCCCGCATGAACGCTCAAAAAGGTATTTGCAGTTTATAGAAGAACAGGTATTAATCGAAACTCAGCGTTTACGGGCAAGCGAGGAATTTAAAGCGTTAACATTATCAACAGGTAATATAAACCTGGAAGAAACAGTGCAAAGGTTGGCGCATATTATTCAAGCTGATGAACGCAATTATGCGGCATATGTTATGTACAAAACAAAAGTCGAAGAACTTAGAACTCAACGTGAAATTAGAAAATGTATAGTTGAGTTCAACAACAGTATTGAGTCTTATAAGTATAGCGACGCGTTTAGAAGCTACCTTCAAGCACTCAACCGCGGGTATAGTAATGAAACAAAGAAGGATATGTCAAAATTATTACTAAAAAAAGTTGTTGCAGAACTCACCGCAAAAACTAATGACCTGTCGGTACTGCGTTCCTGTGCAGATGACGAACTACAAAAAAGTGAGTACCAAAACGCGATTAATTATCTTATGCAGGCGTTTATGATAGCTCCGGAAGATAAAGTAACAGCCGTAAAGCTTATTGGAGCATTAAGCGCACAGGAAGTATTTGTTGATAAAAACAAAGCAGTCATGGAACAAAACAGGAAGATAGCCGAAATAAAAGAACGCCGTGAAAAATGGATCCGCGAAAAAGTGTCTGATGCAGAGAATTTTTATGAACAAAAAGTATACGCAAAAGCTGAACAAATAATATTACAGGTATTGGAAATCTCTCCTGGCGATAAAAAAGCTTTGGAAGTATCTGAAAAAATACGGGTAATCCGCAAAAATATTGCGCAGAATGTTTCAACGGTAACTGAATGTAAAACAGTGAATCAGGAAGACGTGGAATCATATTATAAATTAGGGTTGAAGTTGTATATGCAGGGACAATACGAAGAAGCAATAATTGCATGGCGAAAAGTATTGGAGATAGATCCCGGTAATGACCCTGCGAAAAAGAATATTTGTGAAGCTGAACAAAAACGCGGGAAAAAGTAGTAAAATATATGACTAAAGAAATACATATTTTATGGATCTATTAATTGCGGTAGTCATAGCATTAGGGATTGTAATCATAGTTTTTGCCGGGATAATCGTGTTTTCCACCCGCGGTGTTGGCAGTTTAGTTTCTGAACAATCATTAAATCTTATACAACAACAACTGGATGCTTTACGTACTCAGGTGTCAAAGGATTTTAGTTCCTTAAACGAACAAGTAAATACGCGGCTACGAGAGAACATGGACCTCACTGAACGCACAAACCAGTCAATGGGTGAACGGTTAGATAACGCATCACGGGTTGTCGGAGAAGTACAGTTACGGCTTGGGGAAGTAAAAGAAGGTAATCAGCGGATATTTGAGATTGGCAAGGATATTGCCGAACTCCAGCAATTACTCAGGGTACCGAAGTTGCGTGGAGGGTTGGGTGAACTTTTACTGGGTGACCTTCTGAGCCAGATTTTACCCGCGCATAATTATGAAATGCAGCATAAATTTGTTTCGGGTGAGTCTGTGGATGCTGTTATTAAATTTGGCATGGGTATGGTGCCGGTGGATGCTAAGTTTCCGTTAGAAAATTTTCGGAGGTTAATACAGACCCCGGCGGAGGACACAGAAAAAGTCGGGCTTAAACGCGCGTTTATCCGCGATATCAAACGGCATATAGATGATATTGCTTCGAAGTATATCGTTCCTGACGAAGGAACATTTGATTTTGCGCTGATGTACATTCCTGCGGAAAACGTGTATTACGAGACTATAATCAAAGACGAAGATGTAGCTGAGGAAAGCAGTATCTTTAGTTACGCACTGGTAAAAAAAGTTATACCGGTCTCACCAAACAGTTTGTACGCATACCTACAGGCTATAGTGCTTGGTTTGCGCGGGTTCGCGATTGAACGTAACGCCCGTGTGGTAGTGGATAACCTCCTGAGGCTTGAGACTGACCTGGGGAAGTTTAATGAAGATTTTATTTTATTAGGTAAACATTTACGGCACGCGCAGAGTACGTTTGACGAAGGCGAACGCAAACTCCAGAGGTTGAGCGATAAATTATCAAACGTAAGCAAGATTGAAGATTCAGAATCAAAGTTTCTCAAAGAATAAACACTCCCGCATTTTCTATTTGTTAAACAATTTAGTAATTAAGTATAATTGTTTTATGAAAAGAAAGTTTATACATTATGCGCGCGATCATAATAGTTCTTGACGGTGTGGGTATCGGCGCGCTTCCCGACGCGGCGAAGTTTGGCGATACCGGCGCTAATACTCTTGCTAATACTGCAGATAAAGTACGGGGATTATCCTTGCCTAATCTTCAAAAGTTAGGCCTTCAAGAAATTGTTGACCTAAAAACATCAGAATCCGTATCATTAACCGGAAGTTACGGTAAAATGGCTGAAAAATCGATTGGGAAAGATACTACTATCGGGCATTGGGAAATGATGGGCTGCATGATTAACCACCCGTTTCCTTTATACCCCAACGGATTCCCAAAAGATCTTATTGCTGAATTTGAACACCGTATTGGTACAAGGACTCTGGCAAATTATTCGGCGTCAGGAACTGAAATCATAGATAAACTTGGGGATGAACACGTAAGGACTGGATATCCGATAGTGTATACATCAGCAGACAGTGTGTTCCAGATAGCCGCGCATGAAAGTGTTATTCCGTTAGAAAAACTGTATACAATGTGCCGTATTGCACGGGAAATATTTACAGGAGAACACTGTGTTGGCCGTATAATTGCGAGGCCGTTCACCGGAACATCATGGAATTATAAACGTACACCTAACCGCCACGACTTCGGGGTTGATCCTTTTGTCCCGACAGTATTGAATTCAATAAATGATTCCGGCGGCGAAGTTTATGCTATCGGCAAAATAAATGATATTTTTAATGGTAACGGTATTACGCGGTATGTTTATACAAAAAGTAATGAAGAGGGTATTGAACAGACAATTAATGTTATAAAAGATAAAGCAAAACAAAGTATTAAACAGTTGATATTCACAAACCTCGTGGATTTTGACATGCTCTGGGGCCATCGGCGTAACGTCGCAAGGTTTGTTGATGGATTAAGGTATTTTGATACAAAACTTGGGGATATAATGTCAGTAATGACACCTGATGATGTATTGTTTATAACAGCGGATCATGGGTGTGACCCTACGTTTACTAAACATACAGACCATACCCGCGAATACGTACCGTTACTGGTTTACGGTGAGAAGGTTATTCCCGGGGTTGACATTGGCATACGCCCAACTTTTGCGGATCTAGGTGCTACAATTGCTGATGTCTTGCAAGTGAAGAAAGTTAAAATCGGGACAAGTTTTATTTCAAAAATCATGCAGGGAAAGAATTGAAAATATGAAATTAAACAAAAAGTATGATACTAAACTTAACGCTGCGGTAAGGTTTATGAAACCTCGAATGGCGGGTAATACACAAATTGCGATAATTCTGGGATCCGGATTATCCGCAGTTGGTGATATTGTTACAGGTGAACGCATTAATTATACAAAAATACCTAATATACCTGTCCCTTCGGTACCAGGGCATAAGGGCTGTATTACCATTGGGAAAGTAAGCTCTACGCCGGTACTCATTTTTCAAGGCCGTGTGCATTATTATGAAGGATATGATTTTGATACTGTAACATTCTCTGTTAGGTTAGCCGCGAAGCTTGGGATCAAGTGTTTGATTATAACCAATGCTGCGGGTGGAATTAATAAGAAATATAAACCCTCGGATATTGTTCTCGTAAGAGATCATATAAATAATATGGGCGCAAATCCGTTACGCGGTAAAAGTAATAGTTTACACTGGTTTGTTGATATGACAAACCCGTATGATCTAAAACTTCAGAAAGTAGCTTTATCTACCGGAGAAAAAGCGGGGCTAATAATAAAAAATGGTGTATACATTGCAGTTACAGGCCCATCATACGAAACCGCAGCGGAGATAAAATCATACCGCACGCTTGGCGCGGATATTGTCGGGATGTCAATGGTACCGGAAACAATAGTTGCCAGGCAATTAGGTATAAAAGTTATTGGGTTATCGTTTGTTTCAAATATGGCAACCGGGGTAACCTTCGGCACGAAGATTGATCATAATGAAGTAATGCAGATGGGTAGAATTGTTGAACAAAAGTTTATTAAATTATTTCGTTTGTTATTACCGAAACTCGCGGGGTGTATATGAACTTATACGAAATAATATTGAATAAACGTAATGGCAAAGAACTTACATATGAAGAAATTCAGTTTGTTATCGACGGATATATAAAAGAAACAGTACCGGATTACCAGGTATCCGCGCTGTTAATGGCGATATGTTGCCGCGGGATGAACGAGCGTGAAACATTTGATCTTACGGATATTATGACACGCTCAGGTGAGACTTATGACTTAACAGTGATACAAAAACCAACGGTAGATAAGCATTCAACCGGCGGGGTTGGTGATGGGACATCACTGGCATTAGCGCCGTTGCTTGCTGCTGCAGGAGTAACTGTTCCTATGATCTGCGGCCGCGGGCTCGGGCATACAGGAGGAACACTGGATAAACTGGAATCAATCCCTGGGTTGGTAACAGGGCTGACAAAAGAAAAGTTTATTGCACAACTACAGACAATTGGATGCGCGATTACCGGCCAAACGCCCAACCTTGTCCCGGCGGACCGTAAACTTTACGCATTACGCGACGTTACTGCCACAGTAGATAATATACCGTTGATTTCAAGCAGTATTATGTCAAAAAAGTTGGCGGAAGGAACTAATGTTCTTGTACTTGATGTAAAAGTAGGTAACGGGGCGTTTATGACAACCCTGGATGACGCAAAAATACTTGCACGTATGATGGTAAGTATTGGGAAATCTGCCGGACGTAATGTCGCAGCACTACTGACAAATATGTCACAGCCGTTGGGGTATTCTATAGGTAACGCTTTGGAAGTTGAGCAAACAATTAAGTTTTTAAAGAATGAATTTAATGATAACGATTTCTCAGACCTTGTCTATATCCTTGGCGGATGGGGTTTAGTCCTGGCAGGAAAAGTTTCAACTCCGGAAGAAGGTGTACATAAACTTGAGAGCTTGGTCTCCAATGGAAAACCGTTAGAAAAATTTTGTGAGATGATAATTGCACAGGGCGGTGACGGTAAAGTTGTAGATAAGCCGCAGGAAGTATTACCTCAGGCGAAGTTTAAGAAAGATATATTTTCTGAAAAAGAAGGGTATATCTCAGGGTTTGATACCCGAAGGATAGGAATTGCAGCGCTAGAGCTTGGAGCGGGGCGTATTACAAAAGAAGCGGGGATTGATCCTGCGGTAGGTATAGTACTGGGGAAAAAGATAGGGGATCGTATAGAAAAAAATGTACCGTTAGCGTGTATGTATTACAATGATGAAAATAAATATATGCAGGGTATGAAAACATTATTGTCGTCTGTTAAAATATCGGAACAAGAACCGGAAGATGAACTGCGGTTGGTGTATTACATAGAAAGAGGAAACTAAATTGATTGCGAAAGAATGGGACGTTTACCAGCCAGATCCCGGCAAAGTTGAGGAGTTGACTGCCAAGTATGGGATATCTAAAGTTTTAGCTAAAATGCTGATCAACCGCGGGTATGATACCGTTGAGAAAGCACAGGATATTGTCAACCCGAAACTTAGCATGTTGCATAACCCTTTTTTGTTGCCTGACATGCAGAAAGTTGTTGAACGCGTAAGATTAGCGGTTGAACGTAAAGAACCAATACTTATCTACGGGGATACTGACGCTGATGGTATCGCAGGAGTAACAGTGCTCAAACAGGCATTGGATAAATACCATGCTATCACCCACTGGTATGTCCCGCAAAACCAGGGGTATGGTTTACATAATGACTCAATCAAAGAGTATGCGGATAAAGGTGTGAAGGTTATTATTACTACGGACTGCGGAGTAACGGGTATTGACGAGATTGCATATGCCAATAAGTTAGGTGTAGAAGTGTTAATTACCGACCACCATATACCCGCGGATAAGTTGCCGGAAGCGTTCGCGATTTTAAACCCGCGGCTTACTACTTCAAAGTATCCGTTTAACGAACTTTCTGGGTGTGGGTTAGCTTACAAACTCGCGGAAGCGTTACATTTTTCGTATAATAGCGAGTTTTATAATAAAGAAATGGTAGTAGTAGATATTGAAACTACGGGGCTTGACGCTCAGGGGAATGAGATTCTGGAACTTGCTGCGTTAAAATGTATAAACTTCGTTCCCGTAGATGAGTTCCAGTCATTGATAAAACCGGTGAGCCCCATACCTGCGGAGATGACAAAAATTCATGGTATTACTGACGAGATGTGCGTATCAGCGCCGGGGGTAAAGGAAGCGCTGATAAAATTTGTTGAGTATATAGGCGATAGAAATATTGTTGCGCATAACGGTAAAGCCTTTGATCTCGTGTTTATCAACGCATGGCTGAAAAAATCAGGGTTACAGGAATTAAACAACCAGGTGGTTGATACTTTACAATTATCAAAGTCATTATTACCTTTAAAATCTCATTCATTAGGTAATCTGGTTAATACATTTAGCTTACCCCCGTTTCGGCATCATCGTGCAATGGCGGATTGTTATGCTACAAACAGTGTATTCCACCAGCTTGTGTGGGTACAGATTAATCAAAAAACGGGGAACCCGCTGGAATACCTCGATCTTGTGGCATTAGGCAGTATCGCTGATGCTGTTTCAATGACCGGGGAAAACAGGGTTCTTATACGGGAAGGATTATCTTTATTACTGCGCAGCCCGCGTATTTGTGTGAAGATGATACTTGAACATTGTGACCTGCAGGATAAAAAAATACTTACCACACGTCAGATTTCGTGGCTGGTAACGCCGTTTCTTAACGCTGCGGGACGGTTAGGGAAAGCTAATATTGTAATCGAGTTTTTGCTTACGGATAACCGTGCGGAAGCACAGGCATTAT from Elusimicrobiota bacterium encodes the following:
- a CDS encoding uroporphyrinogen decarboxylase family protein, producing MNSKELVETVFNRQLPSRVPVFDQLIVSRVAGEILGRKAYTGGGEYTKDYYELLAKGERDFLVQRYAEDVVELYHNKLDYDIIPVNLIVPKKGQRVNFKKLDDNTYLFGDMDKSFSISKFSPDSGEMFVVDSTQRRGGVEHLRKVLEDNLKIYEEKKDVVYDPSVFEAMDYVVSKIGNVKSIAVPSTLSIPMDAAWWEALLLYPELIEKWLDYQLHERLAYMKAAKEHGADFVLGGGDIADNHGPVYSPELYRRMLQPRIKVMTSYCHELGLPYVYRTDGNTRLLWDDMLLNSGVDGYHEIDYQAGIRIRELKQYFGKRLVLLGNLDCATVLVSGTETEIAAAVKECMDEGKPGGCYILSSSNSLHYNVPACNVWHMVNYAKKYGDY
- a CDS encoding tetratricopeptide repeat protein, which gives rise to MLKKLICLSMIVLAGTSKIYGDALVEGKRLCFEGNYSAGIAEYISALDPGNPQRNRELAKYIKKYAKELKTSFYTAKSSVTAGNALEEVYFRELYNKYLTRARALADSGDYAAVKVLTSIAIEVFSGGDEAQLLENKALIALAEEEREDTEPESLMFKQVKPCYLSGIKALVNNEYSRAKDEFIKVIKFVPHERSKRYLQFIEEQVLIETQRLRASEEFKALTLSTGNINLEETVQRLAHIIQADERNYAAYVMYKTKVEELRTQREIRKCIVEFNNSIESYKYSDAFRSYLQALNRGYSNETKKDMSKLLLKKVVAELTAKTNDLSVLRSCADDELQKSEYQNAINYLMQAFMIAPEDKVTAVKLIGALSAQEVFVDKNKAVMEQNRKIAEIKERREKWIREKVSDAENFYEQKVYAKAEQIILQVLEISPGDKKALEVSEKIRVIRKNIAQNVSTVTECKTVNQEDVESYYKLGLKLYMQGQYEEAIIAWRKVLEIDPGNDPAKKNICEAEQKRGKK
- a CDS encoding DNA recombination protein RmuC — translated: MDLLIAVVIALGIVIIVFAGIIVFSTRGVGSLVSEQSLNLIQQQLDALRTQVSKDFSSLNEQVNTRLRENMDLTERTNQSMGERLDNASRVVGEVQLRLGEVKEGNQRIFEIGKDIAELQQLLRVPKLRGGLGELLLGDLLSQILPAHNYEMQHKFVSGESVDAVIKFGMGMVPVDAKFPLENFRRLIQTPAEDTEKVGLKRAFIRDIKRHIDDIASKYIVPDEGTFDFALMYIPAENVYYETIIKDEDVAEESSIFSYALVKKVIPVSPNSLYAYLQAIVLGLRGFAIERNARVVVDNLLRLETDLGKFNEDFILLGKHLRHAQSTFDEGERKLQRLSDKLSNVSKIEDSESKFLKE
- a CDS encoding phosphopentomutase, whose translation is MRAIIIVLDGVGIGALPDAAKFGDTGANTLANTADKVRGLSLPNLQKLGLQEIVDLKTSESVSLTGSYGKMAEKSIGKDTTIGHWEMMGCMINHPFPLYPNGFPKDLIAEFEHRIGTRTLANYSASGTEIIDKLGDEHVRTGYPIVYTSADSVFQIAAHESVIPLEKLYTMCRIAREIFTGEHCVGRIIARPFTGTSWNYKRTPNRHDFGVDPFVPTVLNSINDSGGEVYAIGKINDIFNGNGITRYVYTKSNEEGIEQTINVIKDKAKQSIKQLIFTNLVDFDMLWGHRRNVARFVDGLRYFDTKLGDIMSVMTPDDVLFITADHGCDPTFTKHTDHTREYVPLLVYGEKVIPGVDIGIRPTFADLGATIADVLQVKKVKIGTSFISKIMQGKN
- a CDS encoding purine-nucleoside phosphorylase yields the protein MKLNKKYDTKLNAAVRFMKPRMAGNTQIAIILGSGLSAVGDIVTGERINYTKIPNIPVPSVPGHKGCITIGKVSSTPVLIFQGRVHYYEGYDFDTVTFSVRLAAKLGIKCLIITNAAGGINKKYKPSDIVLVRDHINNMGANPLRGKSNSLHWFVDMTNPYDLKLQKVALSTGEKAGLIIKNGVYIAVTGPSYETAAEIKSYRTLGADIVGMSMVPETIVARQLGIKVIGLSFVSNMATGVTFGTKIDHNEVMQMGRIVEQKFIKLFRLLLPKLAGCI
- a CDS encoding thymidine phosphorylase, which codes for MNLYEIILNKRNGKELTYEEIQFVIDGYIKETVPDYQVSALLMAICCRGMNERETFDLTDIMTRSGETYDLTVIQKPTVDKHSTGGVGDGTSLALAPLLAAAGVTVPMICGRGLGHTGGTLDKLESIPGLVTGLTKEKFIAQLQTIGCAITGQTPNLVPADRKLYALRDVTATVDNIPLISSSIMSKKLAEGTNVLVLDVKVGNGAFMTTLDDAKILARMMVSIGKSAGRNVAALLTNMSQPLGYSIGNALEVEQTIKFLKNEFNDNDFSDLVYILGGWGLVLAGKVSTPEEGVHKLESLVSNGKPLEKFCEMIIAQGGDGKVVDKPQEVLPQAKFKKDIFSEKEGYISGFDTRRIGIAALELGAGRITKEAGIDPAVGIVLGKKIGDRIEKNVPLACMYYNDENKYMQGMKTLLSSVKISEQEPEDELRLVYYIERGN
- the recJ gene encoding single-stranded-DNA-specific exonuclease RecJ, translated to MIAKEWDVYQPDPGKVEELTAKYGISKVLAKMLINRGYDTVEKAQDIVNPKLSMLHNPFLLPDMQKVVERVRLAVERKEPILIYGDTDADGIAGVTVLKQALDKYHAITHWYVPQNQGYGLHNDSIKEYADKGVKVIITTDCGVTGIDEIAYANKLGVEVLITDHHIPADKLPEAFAILNPRLTTSKYPFNELSGCGLAYKLAEALHFSYNSEFYNKEMVVVDIETTGLDAQGNEILELAALKCINFVPVDEFQSLIKPVSPIPAEMTKIHGITDEMCVSAPGVKEALIKFVEYIGDRNIVAHNGKAFDLVFINAWLKKSGLQELNNQVVDTLQLSKSLLPLKSHSLGNLVNTFSLPPFRHHRAMADCYATNSVFHQLVWVQINQKTGNPLEYLDLVALGSIADAVSMTGENRVLIREGLSLLLRSPRICVKMILEHCDLQDKKILTTRQISWLVTPFLNAAGRLGKANIVIEFLLTDNRAEAQALFANILDLNNRRREMQNTALRKLLLVIEAEYDLKKDKIIVLNTTGIEPGISGVIANQLVQRYYRPVIILISDNNVVRGNARAPTNIDVLKLISECAPLLNRYGGHRSAAGLELPKENVDKFVKGICAAAERMIDLRQVRPVIQVDDELEWDNITPKLLDDINTIEPYGVGNAFPVFKVCNTSIKNHAIVGREKLHLRMEFDAGPQKIEGIARGMGFLGYEISKSTKLDIVFQIETNVSEDSVRLILLDFKPSGGWKNNIYEEIEL